One Hordeum vulgare subsp. vulgare chromosome 4H, MorexV3_pseudomolecules_assembly, whole genome shotgun sequence DNA window includes the following coding sequences:
- the LOC123450626 gene encoding 60S ribosomal protein L27-like, with the protein MVKFLKPGKAVVLLQGRYTGNKAMIVRVFDEGTRDHPYGHCLVADRAKYPKKVICKDSAKKTAKKSRFKVFLKLVNFTHLMPTHYTLDVDLKEVVFGAPDTLTTKDKKLTAANSTKAKIEERFKTGKNRWFFTNLRMI; encoded by the coding sequence atggtgaagttcctGAAGCCGGGCAAGGCGGTGGTCCTGCTGCAGGGAAGGTACACCGGGAATAAGGCGATGATCGTGCGCGTGTTTGATGAGGGCACCCGCGACCACCCCTACGGGCACTGCCTGGTTGCCGACCGGGCCAAATACCCGAAGAAGGTGATCTGCAAGGACTCGGCCAAGAAGACGGCCAAGAAGTCCCGCTTCAAGGTCTTCCTCAAGCTCGTCAACTTCACCCACCTCATGCCCACCCACTACACCCTCGACGTCGACCTCAAGGAGGTGGTCTTCGGCGCCCCCGACACCCTCACCACCAAGGACAAGAAGCTCACCGCCGCCAATTCCACCAAGGCCAAGATCGAGGAGAGGTTCAAGACCGGCAAGAACAGGTGGTTCTTCACCAATCTCCGCATGAtttga